Proteins encoded within one genomic window of Episyrphus balteatus chromosome 1, idEpiBalt1.1, whole genome shotgun sequence:
- the LOC129906015 gene encoding 60S ribosomal protein L37a yields the protein MAKRTKKVGIVGKYGTRYGASLRKMVKKMEITQHSKYTCTFCGKDAMKRACVGIWSCKRCKRVVAGGAWVYSTTAAASVRSAVRRLRETKEQ from the exons ATG GCCAAGCGTACAAAGAAGGTTGGAATCGTAGGTAAATATGGTACCCGTTATGGTGCTTCCCTGCGTAAAATGGTGAAGAAAATGGAAATCACCCAGCATTCCAAATATACCTGCACTTTCTGTGGCAAG GATGCCATGAAACGTGCCTGCGTCGGTATCTGGTCATGCAAACGTTGCAAGCGTGTTGTGGCTGGTGGTGCTTGGGTGTACTCAACAACCGCTGCTGCTTCTGTCAGGTCTGCTGTGAGGCGTCTCCGTGAAACCAAGGAACAATAA
- the LOC129914154 gene encoding kelch-like protein 4, whose amino-acid sequence MTTTNQIPKNDDKIIFKCDKHSTIISEKLQSFYQENELFDTVIIAGSDHVNIHAHSVVLCALSEYFLQIFRGTKRTSKDNIVELKEINASTLKLVIDFMYSGTIELSLQTVEAVLRIASFLMLNTLVDGCCELIEENIDYSNCLYWLCLAKELKLKGLQASSLEFTYIHFEKISKDKEFMILNENELKDLLFNDNPHGDFEEEVFLSMVAWINYNKLQREHLVFELLSMIRYWVLTPKFIVENRHSVCKTVENYELICSWLQWHLSPESRTNDHSKCDLKPRKKPKLTAARSFYNVDGNIQIETFNPQENSWSVEIENRFGSKKDMYSTIMMDGKLIAVGGHDSTGWKNTVKCLDLNTLEWSYLPPMINTPKQRCQLVDLKGYLCVFADGEYMKTFSMEIYNFSTRKWYEIQPICQLSEGCQIAAHNEMLYILDFKNGCLQTYDAASNKWTSRTIKTDLFKYFGLAAVEGFIYVFGGRCVDESEYVTTVKRYDLANDSWCEISSLPYLQANSFIKTKALENKIIIASDSLNVAEYDIDTDKWITMSPISKSIWFGSFDICYM is encoded by the coding sequence ATGACAACCACAAATCAAATACCAAAAAATGATGACAAGATCATCTTCAAATGTGATAAACACTCGACAATTATCTCCGAGAAACTTCAGAGTTTCTATCAAGAAAATGAGTTATTCGACACTGTGATCATTGCAGGAAGCGATCATGTCAATATCCATGCTCATAGTGTTGTCCTGTGTGCATTGAGTGAGTACTTCTTGCAAATTTTCCGTGGAACTAAAAGGACTTCGAAAGACAACATTGTTGAACTCAAAGAAATCAATGCTTCCACATTGAAACTTGTTATTGATTTCATGTATTCGGGTACGATTGAATTAAGTCTCCAGACTGTCGAGGCAGTCTTGCGTATTGCatcatttttaatgttaaacaCTTTAGTTGATGGTTGCTGTGAATTGATTGAGGAAAACATCGATTACAGCAACTGTTTGTATTGGTTATGTTTGGCTAAAGAACTTAAGTTAAAGGGTCTGCAGGCCAGTTCGCTTGAATTTACTTACATTCACTTtgagaaaatatcaaaagataaagAGTTTATGATattgaatgaaaatgaattaaagGATTTGTTGTTCAACGATAATCCTCATGGAGACTTCGAAGAGGAAGTCTTCTTATCCATGGTAGCAtggataaattataataaactccAGAGAGAACATTTGGTCTTTGAGCTTTTGTCAATGATTCGTTATTGGGTTCTAACACCAAAGTTTATTGTTGAAAACAGACATTCAGTTTGTAAAACTGTCGAGAATTACGAACTAATTTGTAGTTGGCTACAATGGCATTTGTCGCCAGAGAGTCGAACAAACGATCACTCAAAATGTGATCTGAAACCACGGAAAAAACCTAAACTCACAGCTGCTCGAAGCTTTTACAATGTTGATGGAAACATTCAAATTGAAACTTTTAATCCGCAAGAAAATTCTTGGTCAGTTGAAATAGAAAACCGTTTTGGATCTAAAAAAGATATGTATTCAACAATTATGATGGATGGTAAATTAATTGCAGTTGGGGGACATGATAGTACTGGTTGGAAGAATACAGTAAAATGTTTGGATTTGAACACTCTTGAGTGGAGTTATTTGCCACCAATGATAAACACACCCAAACAACGTTGCCAGTTGGTCGATTTAAAAGGATACTTGTGTGTTTTTGCTGATGGTGAATATATGAAAACCTTTTCGATggaaatatacaatttttccaCCCGTAAATGGTATGAAATACAACCGATTTGTCAATTAAGCGAAGGGTGCCAAATAGCTGCACATAATGAAATGTTATACattcttgattttaaaaacgGCTGTTTACAAACTTATGATGCGGCTTCAAATAAATGGACCTCTAGAACTATTAAGACAgacttatttaaatattttggtcTTGCTGCAGTTGAAGGATTTATATACGTCTTTGGCGGTCGTTGTGTTGATGAAAGCGAATATGTGACAACTGTTAAACGTTATGATTTAGCAAACGATTCTTGGTGTGAAATATCATCACTTCCATACTTGCAAGCTAATAGCTTTATTAAAACCAAGgccttagaaaataaaataattatagcTTCCGATTCTCTTAATGTTGCCGAATATGATATTGACACAGACAAATGGATCACTATGAGTCCTATATCAAAGAGTATTTGGTTTGGGTCTTTTGATATATGTTATATGTAA
- the LOC129906007 gene encoding kelch-like protein 1 isoform X2 has product MASINQMPKVDEKIIFKCDKHSTIISEKLQSFYQEDEFFDTVLIAGSDCAKLQAHRVVLCALTDGCCELIENNIDYSNCLYWFRLAKELSLKSLKAKSLECTYINFEDISKEEEIMTLNENELKDLLFNDNPHGDFEIEVFLSMVKWINYDKVNREHLVFELLSMVRYWVLTPKFIVENRHSVCKTVESYELVCSWLQWHLSPETRTKDHANICLKPRIRPHKLAVVRSYYEDDDRKINIETFDSRKNAWSIEIENCLANKKSSFANIVIDDKLIVVGGLKGFEFQRSVECLDLKTFKWTDFPPMPRMRIYRCELVDLKEYLCAFGRHSFGMTNSISIDLYNFSTRTWREIEPPYCNLNEQNKLVGQNGMLYIFDFKNAYLQIYNAALNQWTYKRIKVDSLKDYGLAAVEGFVYVFGGHHTDNGGYVKNVQRYNLSNNSWCEMAPLPFLQATTVIKTKVFENKIIVSDSLNIAEYNIETDKWNTLNPISNSAWSGTFDIFDYNPNT; this is encoded by the exons ATGGCATCCATAAATCAAATGCCAAAAGTCGATGAGAAGATCATCTTCAAATGTGATAAACACTCGACAATTATCTCCGAGAAACTCCAAAGTTTCTATCAAGAAGATGAATTTTTCGACACTGTGCTAATAGCAGGAAGCGATTGCGCCAAGCTTCAAGCTCATAGAGTTGTCTTGTGTGCATTGA CTGACGGTTGCTGTGAATTGATTGAGAACAACATCGATTACAGCAACTGTTTGTATTGGTTCCGTTTGGCTAAAGAACTTAGCTTAAAGAGTCTCAAGGCCAAGTCACTCGAATGTACTTACATTAACTTTGAGGATATATCCAAGGAGGAAGAAATTATGACACTGAATGAAAACGAATTGAAGGATCTTTTATTCAATGACAATCCTCATGGAGACTTCGAAATAGAAGTGTTTTTATCTATGGTTAAATGGATAAATTATGACAAAGTCAATCGCGAACATTTGGTCTTCGAGCTTTTGTCAATGGTTCGTTATTGGGTTCTTACTCCGAAGTTTATCGTTGAGAATAGACATTCAGTTTGTAAGACTGTCGAGAGCTACGAATTGGTTTGTAGTTGGCTTCAATGGCATTTGTCACCGGAAACTCGAACAAAAGATCATGCAAATATTTGTCTAAAACCAAGAATAAGGCCACATAAACTTGCAGTTGTTCGTAGTTATTATGAAGATGATGatcgaaaaattaatattgaaacCTTTGACTCGCGTAAAAATGCATGGtcaattgaaatagaaaattgtcTTGCTAATAAAAAATCTTCATTTGCCAATATTGTTATTGATGATAAACTGATTGTTGTTGGTGGGTTAAAAGGTTTTGAATTTCAAAGGAGCGTTGAATGTCTAGATTTGAAAACTTTCAAGTGGACAGATTTTCCACCAATGCCAAGAATGCGCATATACCGCTGTGAACTGGTggatttaaaagaatatttatgCGCTTTCGGACGTCATAGCTTTGGCATGACAAACTCAATTTCCATAGATTTGTACAACTTTTCAACACGCACATGGCGTGAAATAGAACCACCTTATTGTAATCTCaacgaacaaaataaattagttggacaaaatggaatgttatatatatttgattttaaaaacgcCTATTTGCAAATTTATAATGCAGCTTTAAATCAATGGACCTATAAACGTATTAAGGTTGATTCACTAAAAGATTATGGTCTTGCAGCTGTGGAAGGATTTGTGTACGTCTTTGGTGGTCATCATACTGATAACGGGGGATATGTGAAAAATGTTCAACGGTACAATTTATCTAACAATTCTTGGTGTGAAATGGCACCACTTCCATTTTTACAAGCAACTACtgttattaaaacaaaagtttttgaaaataaaattatagtcTCCGATTCGCTCAATATTGCCGAGTATAATATTGAAACTGATAAATGGAATACTTTGAATCCTATATCAAACAGTGCTTGGTCTGgtacttttgatatttttgattataatcctaatacttaa
- the LOC129914302 gene encoding kelch-like protein 4 has translation MLSTNQLQQNANDTIIFKTDKHSAISSEKVQTFYQKNEFFDTVIKAGNDSVNIHAHKIVLCSLSEYFLQIFHDNQKDSKNNVVELKEIKASTLKLVIDFMYTGAIELSLANVEELLRTASLLKLNTLIDGCCELIEENINYSNSLYWFRLAKELSLSSLKDKSLECTYIHFEKISKEKEFMMLNENELKDLLFNDNPHGDFEEEVFLSMVAWINYDKPNRELLVFELLSMVRFWVLTPKFIVENRHSVCKTVESYELICGWLQWHLSPETRSNDYSNCTFKPRQKPKLGIVSCFYSPTILNRIIIIETFDPKTNSWSEEIEEGFDTTKDNFSSIVIDDKLIMVGGKDNDEWENTVECVDLDTFEWTDLPPMINTPEQRCELVDLQGHLCVFADGEDTGSYSMELYNFSTCKWQDIHPLCQPSKSSKLAAHNGVLYILDFNNGFLQTYDVSTNKWISRTIEVDSLNDFGLAAVDGFLYVIGGGRYDNDDCEESSEHEGSNEDEEKSDEDDNEENCNRLKISKTVQRYDLANDLWCEMAPLPYTQVLSSIKTRVLENKIVACDHCNISDM, from the exons ATGTTGTCAACAAATCAATTACAACAAAACGCTAATGATACCATCATCTTCAAAACCGATAAACACTCGGCAATAAGCTCCGAGAAAGTCCAGACtttctatcaaaaaaatgaatttttcgacACTGTGATCAAAGCAGGAAACGATTCCGTCAATATCCATGCTCATAAAATTGTCCTGTGCTCATTGAGTGAGTACTTTTTGCAAATTTTCCATGACAATCAAAAAGATTCGAAGAATAATGTTGTTGAACTCAAAGAAATCAAAGCTTCAACATTGAAACTTGTAATTGACTTCATGTATACGGGTGCGATTGAATTAAGTCTCGCAAATGTTGAGGAACTTTTGCGAACTGCATCACTTTTAAAGTTGAACACTTTAATTGATGGTTGTTGTGAATTGATTGAGGAAAACATCAATTACAGCAACTCTTTGTATTGGTTCCGTTTGGCTAAAGAACTGAGCTTAAGTAGTCTGAAAGACAAGTCTCTGGAATGTACTTACATTCACTTTGAGAAAATATCAAAGGAAAAAGAGTTTATGATgttgaatgaaaatgaattgaAGGATTTGTTGTTCAACGATAATCCCCATGGAGACTTCGAAGAAGAAGTCTTCCTGTCCATGGTAGCATGGATAAATTATGATAAACCTAATCGAGAACTTTTAGTTTTCGAGCTTTTGTCAATGGTTCGTTTTTGGGTATTAACGCCCAAGTTCATTGTTGAAAACAGACATTCTGTTTGTAAGACTGTTGAAAGCTACGAATTAATTTGCGGTTGGCTTCAATGGCATTTGTCGCCGGAAACTCGTTCAAACGACTATTCCAATTGTACTTTCAAGCCAAGACAGAAGCCTAAGCTTGGAATTGTAAGCTGCTTTTATTCTCCTACCATCCTTAACCGTATTATTATCATTGAAACCTTTGAtccaaaaacaaattcatgGTCAGAAGAAATAGAAGAAGGTTTTGATACCACAAAAGATAATTTTTCATCAATTGTAATTGATGATAAGTTAATTATGGTTGGAGGGAAGGATAATGATGAATGGGAAAATACTGTGGAATGTGTTGACTTGGATACGTTTGAGTGGACTGATTTACCACCAATGATTAACACACCAGAACAACGTTGCGAATTGGTAGATTTGCAAGGACATTTGTGTGTGTTTGCTGATGGCGAAGATACTGGCTCGTATTCGATGGAGTTATATAACTTTTCAACGTGTAAATGGCAGGATATTCATCCGCTTTGTCAACCAAGCAAATCTAGTAAATTAGCTGCCCACAATGGAGTGTTAtacattttagattttaataacGGCTTCTTGCAAACTTATGATGTTTCAACAAATAAATGGATTTCTAGAACTATTGAGGTAGATTCGTTAAATGATTTTGGTCTTGCTGCAGTCGATGGATTTTTGTACGTCATCGGTGGCGGTCGTTATGATAACGACGACTGCGAAGAATCCAGTGAACATGAAGGATCGAAtgaagatgaagaaaaatccGATGAAGATGATAATGAAGAAAATTGTAAtagattaaaaatatcaaaaactgtCCAACGCTATGATTTAGCAAATGATTTGTGGTGTGAAATGGCACCGCTACCATATACACAAGTTTTATCATCAATTAAAACAAGAGTTCTTGAAAATAAGATTGTAGCTTGCGACCATTGCAATATAAGCGA tatgtaa
- the LOC129914225 gene encoding kelch-like protein 12 — protein sequence MASINQIPKVDEKIIFKCDKHSTIISEKLQSFYQEDEFFDTVLVAGSDCAKLQAHRVVLCALSEYFLQFFRRNQTGSKDNVVELKEIEASTLKLVIDFMYSGTIELSLKTVEELLRTASFLKLNTLVDGCCELIEKNIDYSNCLYWFRLAKELNLKSLKAKSLECTYINFEDLSKEEEIMTLHENELKDLLFNDNPHGDFEEEVFLSMVKWINHDKLNREHLFFELLSMVRYWVLTPKFIVENRHSVCKTVESYELICSWLQWHLSPETRTKDHANICLKPRIKPNKVAVVRSYYEGSNWQNSVECLDLKTFKWSDFPPMSRSRTTISCQLVDLKGYLCVFGQYYDYYGSRTVSMEVYNFSTRTWREIQPQHYGLYEQNKIVGQNGVLYIFDFENSRLQTYNAASNQWTFKSINHRSLIDFGLAAVGGFVYVFGGHHTVNGGYVKNVQRYNLSNNSWSEMAPLPFLQTTTVIKTKVFENKIIVSDSIDIAEYNIDTNKWNTLSPISNSAWTGTFDIFD from the exons ATGGCATCCATAAATCAAATACCAAAAGTCGATGAGAAGATCATCTTCAAATGTGATAAACACTCGACAATTATCTCCGAGAAACTCCAGAGTTTCTATCAAGAAGATGAGTTTTTCGACACTGTGCTAGTAGCAGGAAGCGATTGCGCCAAGCTTCAAGCTCATAGAGTTGTCTTGTGTGCATTGAGTGAGTACTTCTTGCAATTTTTCCGTAGGAATCAAACAGGTTCGAAGGATAATGTTGTTGAACTTAAAGAAATCGAAGCTTCAACATTGAAACTTGTAATTGACTTCATGTATTCGGGTACGATTGAATTAAGTCTCAAAACTGTAGAGGAACTTTTGCGAACTGCATCGTTTCTAAAGTTAAACACTTTAGTTGACGGTTGCTGTGAATTAATTGAGAAAAACATCGATTACAGCAACTGTTTGTATTGGTTCCGTTTGGCTAAAGAACTTAACTTAAAGAGTCTCAAGGCCAAGTCACTCGAATGTACTTACATTAACTTTGAGGATTTATCCAAGGAGGAAGAAATTATGACGCTGCATGAAAACGAATTAAAGGATCTCCTATTCAATGACAATCCTCATGGAGACTTCGAAGAAGAAGTCTTTTTGTCCATGGTTAAATGGATAAATCATGACAAACTCAATCGCGAACATTTGTTCTTTGAGCTTTTGTCAATGGTTCGTTATTGGGTTCTCACTCCAAAATTTATCGTTGAGAATAGACATTCAGTTTGTAAAACTGTCGAGAGCTACGAATTGATTTGTAGTTGGCTTCAATGGCATTTGTCGCCCGAAACTCGAACAAAAGATCATGCTAATATTTGTCTAAAACCAAGAATAAAGCCCAATAAAGTTGCGGTTGTACGCAGTTATTATGAAG GTTCTAATTGGCAAAACAGCGTAGAGTGTCTAGATTTGAAAACTTTCAAATGGTCAGATTTTCCACCAATGTCAAGGTCGCGCACAACCATCTCCTGTCAACTGGTAGATTTAAAAGGATATTTGTGCGTTTTCGGACAATACTATGACTATTATGGTTCACGTACAGTTTCCATGGAGGTGTACAACTTTTCAACACGCACATGGCGTGAAATACAACCACAACATTATGGTCTCtacgaacaaaataaaatagttgGACAAAATGGAGTGttatacatatttgactttGAAAACAGCAGGTTGCAAACTTATAATGCAGCTTCAAATCAATGGACCTTTAAAAGTATTAATCATCGTTCACTAATAGATTTTGGTCTTGCTGCTGTGGGAGGTTTTGTGTACGTCTTTGGTGGTCATCATACTGTAAACGGGGGATATGTGAAAAATGTTCAACGATACAATTTATCTAACAATTCTTGGTCTGAAATGGCACCGCTTCCATTCTTACAAACAACTACGGTTATTAAAaccaaagtttttgaaaataaaattatagtcTCCGATTCTATCGATATTGCCGAGTATAATATTGATACTAACAAATGGAATACTTTGAGTCCTATATCAAACAGTGCTTGGACGGgtacttttgatatttttgat
- the LOC129913988 gene encoding kelch-like protein 28: MSTTNQIPKNHDKIIFKCDKHSTIISEKLQSFYQENELFDTVIIAGSDLVNIHAHSVVLCALSEYFLQIFRRTERTSKDNIVELKEINASTLKVVIDFMYSGTIELSLQTVEAVLRTASLLKLKTLVDGCCELIETKIDSRNSLYWFRLAKELSLDTLKDKSLECTYIHFEKISRKKEFMMLNENELEDLLFNDNPHGDFEEEIFFSMVAWISYDKLNREHLVFELLSKVRFWVLTPKFIVENRRAVCKTVESYELICSWLQWHLSPESRTNDHSKCAFKPRKKPKLAVVSSFCYRSVKRQININTFDPKTNLWSIKIKRRPSSEKDNFSSIVVDGMVIMVGGEDTSGWKNRVDCCYLDTFQHRVLPSMINTPNQRCQLVDLNGYLCAFAAVESTNSYSIEIYNFSTKKWSNLQPFYPISMFSQTASHNGVLYILDFYNGFLQTYDTSTNKWNSRAIKKDSLKHFGLAAVEGFLYVFGGCSDNYDHEESGEDDEYEDQDDDEGDDDEVDDNWEYLETVQRYDLTNDSWCEMTSLPYIQGTSFIKTKVLEDKIIASDSCNIAEYDIDTDKWNILSPLLDSGNSFDIYLYYS; the protein is encoded by the coding sequence ATGTCAACCACAAATCAAATACCAAAAAATCATGACAAGATCATCTTCAAATGTGATAAACACTCGACAATTATCTCCGAGAAACTCCAGAGTTTCTATCAAGAAAATGAGTTATTCGACACTGTGATCATAGCAGGAAGCGATCTTGTCAATATCCATGCTCATAGTGTTGTCTTATGTGCATTGAGTGAGTACTTCTTGCAAATATTCCGTAGGACTGAAAGAACTTCGAAAGACAACATTGTTGAACTCAAAGAAATCAATGCTTCCACATTGAAAGTTGTTATTGATTTCATGTATTCGGGTACGATTGAATTAAGTCTCCAGACTGTCGAGGCAGTCTTGCGAACTGCATCATTGCTAAAGTTGAAAACTTTAGTTGATGGTTGTTGTGAATTGATTGAGACAAAAATTGACTCCAGGAACTCTTTGTATTGGTTCCGTTTGGCTAAAGAATTGAGTTTAGACACACTGAAGGACAAGTCACTAGAATGTACTTACATTCACTTTGAGAAAATATCGCGGAAGAAAGAATTTATGATgttgaatgaaaatgaattagAGGATCTTTTATTCAATGACAATCCCCATGGAGACTTCGAAGAGGAAATATTCTTTTCCATGGTGGCCTGGATAAGTTATGACAAACTCAATCGCGAACATTTAGTTTTCGAGCTATTGTCAAAGGTTCGTTTTTGGGTTCTAACACCAAAGTTCATCGTTGAAAACCGAAGGGCAGTTTGCAAAACTGTAGAAAGTTATGAATTGATTTGTAGTTGGCTTCAATGGCATTTGTCGCCAGAAAGTCGTACAAACGATCACTCAAAATGTGCTTTCAAGCCACGTAAGAAGCCTAAACTTGCAGTTGTGAGCAGCTTTTGCTATCGTTCAGTTAAACggcaaataaatataaatacttttgacccaaaaacaaatttatggtCGATCAAAATTAAGAGAAGACCTTCTTCTGAAAAGGATAATTTTTCATCAATTGTGGTTGACGGTATGGTAATTATGGTAGGAGGGGAAGATACTAGTGGATGGAAAAACAGGGTAGATTGTTGCTATTTGGATACTTTTCAGCACAGGGTCTTACCATCAATGATAAACACACCCAATCAACGTTGCCAGTTGGTCGATTTAAATGGATATTTGTGTGCTTTTGCTGCCGTTGAAAGCACAAATTCATATTCAAttgaaatatacaatttttcaacaaagaaATGGAGTAATTTACAACCGTTTTATCCTATAAGTATGTTTAGCCAGACAGCTTCCCACAATGGAGTGTTATACATTCTTGATTTTTACAACGGCTTTTTACAAACTTATGATACATCAACAAACAAATGGAATTCTAGAGCGATTAAGAAAGATTCGCTTAAACATTTTGGCCTTGCTGCTGTGGAAGGATTTTTGTACGTTTTCGGTGGTTGTAGTGATAACTATGACCACGAGGAATCGGGTGAAGATGATGAATACGAAGATCAAGACGATGATGAAGGTGATGACGATGAAGTAGACGACAACTGGGAGTATTTAGAAACTGTTCAACGCTACGATCTAACAAATGATTCCTGGTGTGAAATGACATCACTACCTTATATACAAGGTACATCCTTTATTAAAACTAAAGTTCTTGAAGATAAAATAATAGCATCCGATTCCTGCAATATTGCCGAGTACGATATTGACACAGACAAATGGAATATTTTGAGTCCATTATTAGATTCTGGTAATTCCTTTGATATTTATTTGTATTacagttga
- the LOC129906007 gene encoding kelch-like protein 1 isoform X1 yields the protein MASINQMPKVDEKIIFKCDKHSTIISEKLQSFYQEDEFFDTVLIAGSDCAKLQAHRVVLCALSEYFLQFFRRNQTGSKDNVVELKEIEASTLKLVIDFMYTGTIELSLGTVENLLRTASFLKLKTLADGCCELIENNIDYSNCLYWFRLAKELSLKSLKAKSLECTYINFEDISKEEEIMTLNENELKDLLFNDNPHGDFEIEVFLSMVKWINYDKVNREHLVFELLSMVRYWVLTPKFIVENRHSVCKTVESYELVCSWLQWHLSPETRTKDHANICLKPRIRPHKLAVVRSYYEDDDRKINIETFDSRKNAWSIEIENCLANKKSSFANIVIDDKLIVVGGLKGFEFQRSVECLDLKTFKWTDFPPMPRMRIYRCELVDLKEYLCAFGRHSFGMTNSISIDLYNFSTRTWREIEPPYCNLNEQNKLVGQNGMLYIFDFKNAYLQIYNAALNQWTYKRIKVDSLKDYGLAAVEGFVYVFGGHHTDNGGYVKNVQRYNLSNNSWCEMAPLPFLQATTVIKTKVFENKIIVSDSLNIAEYNIETDKWNTLNPISNSAWSGTFDIFDYNPNT from the coding sequence ATGGCATCCATAAATCAAATGCCAAAAGTCGATGAGAAGATCATCTTCAAATGTGATAAACACTCGACAATTATCTCCGAGAAACTCCAAAGTTTCTATCAAGAAGATGAATTTTTCGACACTGTGCTAATAGCAGGAAGCGATTGCGCCAAGCTTCAAGCTCATAGAGTTGTCTTGTGTGCATTGAGTGAGTACTTCTTGCAATTTTTCCGTAGGAATCAAACAGGTTCGAAGGATAACGTTGTTGAACTCAAAGAAATCGAAGCTTCAACATTGAAACTTGTAATTGACTTCATGTACACGGGTACGATTGAATTAAGTTTGGGAACTGTTGAAAATCTTTTGCGCACTGCatcgtttttaaaattgaaaactttagCTGACGGTTGCTGTGAATTGATTGAGAACAACATCGATTACAGCAACTGTTTGTATTGGTTCCGTTTGGCTAAAGAACTTAGCTTAAAGAGTCTCAAGGCCAAGTCACTCGAATGTACTTACATTAACTTTGAGGATATATCCAAGGAGGAAGAAATTATGACACTGAATGAAAACGAATTGAAGGATCTTTTATTCAATGACAATCCTCATGGAGACTTCGAAATAGAAGTGTTTTTATCTATGGTTAAATGGATAAATTATGACAAAGTCAATCGCGAACATTTGGTCTTCGAGCTTTTGTCAATGGTTCGTTATTGGGTTCTTACTCCGAAGTTTATCGTTGAGAATAGACATTCAGTTTGTAAGACTGTCGAGAGCTACGAATTGGTTTGTAGTTGGCTTCAATGGCATTTGTCACCGGAAACTCGAACAAAAGATCATGCAAATATTTGTCTAAAACCAAGAATAAGGCCACATAAACTTGCAGTTGTTCGTAGTTATTATGAAGATGATGatcgaaaaattaatattgaaacCTTTGACTCGCGTAAAAATGCATGGtcaattgaaatagaaaattgtcTTGCTAATAAAAAATCTTCATTTGCCAATATTGTTATTGATGATAAACTGATTGTTGTTGGTGGGTTAAAAGGTTTTGAATTTCAAAGGAGCGTTGAATGTCTAGATTTGAAAACTTTCAAGTGGACAGATTTTCCACCAATGCCAAGAATGCGCATATACCGCTGTGAACTGGTggatttaaaagaatatttatgCGCTTTCGGACGTCATAGCTTTGGCATGACAAACTCAATTTCCATAGATTTGTACAACTTTTCAACACGCACATGGCGTGAAATAGAACCACCTTATTGTAATCTCaacgaacaaaataaattagttggacaaaatggaatgttatatatatttgattttaaaaacgcCTATTTGCAAATTTATAATGCAGCTTTAAATCAATGGACCTATAAACGTATTAAGGTTGATTCACTAAAAGATTATGGTCTTGCAGCTGTGGAAGGATTTGTGTACGTCTTTGGTGGTCATCATACTGATAACGGGGGATATGTGAAAAATGTTCAACGGTACAATTTATCTAACAATTCTTGGTGTGAAATGGCACCACTTCCATTTTTACAAGCAACTACtgttattaaaacaaaagtttttgaaaataaaattatagtcTCCGATTCGCTCAATATTGCCGAGTATAATATTGAAACTGATAAATGGAATACTTTGAATCCTATATCAAACAGTGCTTGGTCTGgtacttttgatatttttgattataatcctaatacttaa